The Chryseobacterium aureum genome contains a region encoding:
- a CDS encoding alpha/beta hydrolase, whose translation MAVYILSNRKIIRHKGERVDSFSNDEYSVPNFRIAKCDFDNYKEPSAQAKKKKDYTNRNILNYQLFSEPEKQGYEEVLDVLLSEKGIKKSPLTANNLGGTQRMFYELYKNMSSTKERSDVLIFIHGYLYDFDDELKAILDLKKIFIDNPASPVEHILFVSWPASGSMIPLSYFDDKASSINSGTSLMRMFYFYTQFLKDIFSNRDLTPCNQRIHIMAHSLGNRVLQSMLYSLKRENILRVIDQVLLLNADVSYKVFEDSEDSYNKLPLLANRISIYLNRQDAVLGISQFTKNILTPRLGKNGPSDIGQFKDIVSIIDCTFVKDDLRNSFKYEVGNHWGYLSSSQVQNDIFQNLNGIDRNLITNRSKENDNIFTIIS comes from the coding sequence ATGGCCGTTTATATCTTAAGCAACCGGAAAATTATCCGGCATAAAGGCGAAAGAGTGGACTCTTTTTCCAATGACGAATACTCTGTTCCCAATTTCAGGATTGCCAAATGTGATTTTGACAATTATAAAGAACCAAGCGCCCAGGCCAAAAAGAAAAAAGATTATACCAACAGGAACATCCTAAACTACCAACTTTTCTCCGAACCTGAAAAACAGGGCTACGAAGAAGTTTTAGATGTTTTGCTGAGCGAAAAAGGAATCAAAAAGTCTCCTCTCACAGCCAATAACCTCGGCGGAACCCAAAGAATGTTTTATGAACTGTACAAAAACATGTCTTCCACAAAAGAAAGAAGTGACGTTCTTATATTCATCCACGGCTATCTGTATGATTTTGATGACGAGTTAAAAGCGATCCTGGATCTAAAAAAAATATTCATTGATAATCCCGCATCTCCTGTAGAACATATTTTATTCGTAAGCTGGCCTGCCTCTGGCAGTATGATCCCTTTAAGCTATTTTGACGATAAGGCTTCCAGTATCAATTCCGGGACATCTCTGATGAGAATGTTTTATTTCTACACCCAGTTTTTAAAAGATATTTTTTCTAACCGTGATCTTACACCCTGCAACCAGAGAATTCATATTATGGCCCACTCGCTGGGCAACAGAGTACTTCAAAGCATGCTTTACAGTCTTAAAAGAGAAAATATCCTGCGTGTTATAGACCAGGTTTTACTGTTGAATGCGGATGTAAGCTATAAAGTATTTGAAGATTCTGAAGATTCCTATAATAAACTTCCACTATTAGCCAACCGGATTTCCATTTATCTGAACAGGCAGGACGCCGTTCTGGGAATTTCTCAGTTTACAAAAAATATTCTGACTCCAAGGCTCGGTAAAAACGGGCCAAGTGATATTGGCCAATTCAAAGATATTGTGTCAATCATTGACTGTACATTTGTGAAAGATGATCTGCGGAACAGCTTTAAATATGAAGTGGGTAACCATTGGGGATACCTGTCCAGCTCACAGGTACAGAATGATATCTTTCAGAATTTAAACGGAATAGACCGAAACCTTATCACCAACAGATCCAAAGAAAATGATAACATTTTCACAATTATTTCTTAA
- a CDS encoding glutamine--tRNA ligase/YqeY domain fusion protein, producing the protein MEEEKKSLNFIEQIIEDDLANGLKRDQIRFRFPPEPNGYLHVGHTKAICINFGLGEKYNAPVNLRFDDTNPEKEEQEFVDSIMKDVEWLGFKWDKVLYASDYFQQLYDWAVQLIKEGKAYVDEQPSEVITEQRKNPAEPGIESPYRNRPVEESLDLFERMKNGEFESGSMSLRAKIDMVSPNMNMRDPVMYRILNKPHHRTGTAWKIYPMYDWAHGESDYIEQISHSLCSLEFENHRPLYNWYLDQVYEEGKVKNKQREFARMNVSYMITSKRKLQRLVAEGVVTGWDDPRMPTISGMRRKGYTPASIRNFIEKVGVAKRENLIEIQLLDFCVREDLNKVAKRVMAVVDPVKLVIENYPEDKEEWLETENNPEQENAGTREIPFSRELYIEREDFKEEANNKFFRLKLGGEVRLKSAYIIKAERVEKDENGEITTIYATYDEKSKSGSGTEESVRKVKGTLHWVSAKHALPVEVRTYNHLFTVEQPDAEKDVDFLNFINPESVTIVKGFAEPGLREVAVGEPLQFQRIGYFTKDQDSTDTNFVFNRTVTLKDSYKPE; encoded by the coding sequence ATGGAAGAAGAAAAAAAATCACTCAATTTTATTGAGCAAATTATTGAAGATGATCTGGCAAACGGTCTGAAGAGAGATCAGATCCGTTTCCGTTTTCCGCCTGAACCGAATGGATATCTGCATGTAGGACATACAAAAGCAATCTGTATCAACTTTGGTCTGGGTGAAAAATACAATGCTCCCGTAAACCTTCGTTTTGATGATACGAACCCTGAAAAAGAAGAGCAGGAATTTGTAGATTCTATCATGAAAGACGTAGAATGGTTAGGTTTCAAATGGGATAAAGTTTTGTATGCATCCGATTACTTCCAGCAGCTTTACGATTGGGCAGTTCAGCTTATTAAAGAAGGAAAAGCTTACGTAGATGAGCAGCCGTCTGAAGTGATTACCGAGCAGAGAAAAAATCCTGCAGAACCGGGAATTGAATCTCCGTACAGAAACCGTCCTGTTGAAGAATCATTAGATTTATTCGAGAGAATGAAAAACGGGGAATTTGAAAGCGGTTCAATGTCTCTTCGTGCCAAAATCGACATGGTTTCACCTAACATGAATATGCGTGACCCTGTGATGTACAGAATTTTGAATAAGCCGCACCACAGAACCGGTACAGCCTGGAAAATTTATCCGATGTACGACTGGGCTCATGGAGAATCCGATTATATTGAGCAAATTTCGCACTCACTTTGCTCTTTGGAGTTTGAAAATCACAGACCTTTGTACAACTGGTATCTGGATCAGGTTTACGAAGAAGGAAAGGTTAAAAACAAGCAGAGAGAATTTGCGAGGATGAATGTTTCCTATATGATTACTTCCAAGAGAAAGTTACAGAGATTAGTGGCTGAAGGGGTTGTAACCGGATGGGATGATCCCAGAATGCCTACTATTTCCGGAATGAGAAGAAAAGGGTATACTCCTGCTTCCATCAGAAACTTTATAGAGAAGGTAGGGGTAGCGAAAAGAGAAAATCTTATCGAAATCCAGCTGCTTGACTTCTGTGTACGTGAAGACCTTAATAAGGTGGCGAAGCGTGTAATGGCAGTGGTAGATCCAGTGAAACTAGTGATCGAAAATTATCCTGAAGATAAAGAAGAATGGCTGGAAACAGAGAACAATCCTGAACAGGAAAATGCAGGAACAAGAGAAATACCGTTCTCAAGAGAATTGTACATTGAACGTGAAGACTTCAAAGAGGAAGCTAACAATAAATTCTTCAGACTTAAATTAGGTGGCGAAGTTCGTTTGAAATCTGCCTACATCATCAAAGCGGAAAGAGTAGAGAAGGACGAAAATGGAGAGATCACTACTATTTATGCTACCTATGATGAGAAAAGTAAATCAGGAAGCGGAACAGAAGAAAGTGTAAGAAAAGTAAAAGGTACTTTACACTGGGTATCTGCCAAACATGCTCTTCCTGTAGAGGTGAGAACTTACAACCACCTGTTTACTGTAGAGCAGCCTGATGCGGAAAAAGATGTAGACTTCCTAAACTTCATCAACCCTGAATCGGTAACCATTGTGAAAGGATTTGCAGAGCCAGGTCTGAGAGAGGTTGCTGTGGGAGAACCGCTTCAGTTCCAGAGAATAGGCTATTTTACAAAAGATCAGGATTCTACGGACACTAATTTTGTGTTCAACAGAACTGTGACGTTAAAAGACTCTTATAAGCCGGAGTAA